TTGCATTCAGGTGACAGGGCACTTCTGCTAGATTGGACTGTCTCACAGCCAGTTAAACCGTGAGTTGGGAGGTCGCCGTGGGTTGGTTCGGGGAAAATAAACGCCGCCTGCCGAGCGCCGCAGAGGCGCTTCCGGGACGATCGTCACCGATGAAAGTGCCTTCGGCGCATTTCGTCAATGGGAATCCTTTGCAGCCGCCGTTTCCGGACGGTGTGCGCGGTGTGCAGTTCGCGATGGGTTGTTTCTGGGGCGCCGAGCGCGGATTCTGGCAGCTTCCGGGGGTGTATACGACCGCGGTGGGCTATGCCGGGGGCTTCACGCCCAATCCCACCTACGAAGAGGTATGTAGCGGACTGACAGGGCATACCGAGGTGGTGTTGGTGGTCTACCGGCCGGATGAGATCACGTTCGCGAAGCTTTTGACGGTATTTTGGGAATCCCATGACCCGACCCAGGGCCTGCGGCAGGGTAACGATGTGGGTACCCAGTATCGTTCGGCGATTTACTGTTCAACTGAGAGTGAGTTGGCTGAGGCTGTCGCCTCGCGCGAGCGGTATGCCGAGCGATTAGCCGCTGCCGGTTACGGTCCCATTACCACGGAAATCCGCCCGGCCACGGCGTTCTACTATGCCGAGGCTTATCACCAGCAGTACCTGGCAAAAAACCCTGGGGGTTATTGTGGTTTGGGAGGGACCGGCGTCGCCTGTTCGGGTTGATGCCCGCTCGCCTGGTTGGCGTTTGGCGGTGCCGATGAACTCGGTTTAGGCGATTTCGACGGGCGAGTCGTTGCGGCCCACTTCCAGGTGCCGGTGTCGTCTCGGCAAAAAACCTGGATCGACATGCCATGCCCTTTGCGCGCCCGGTTGATCAACTGAACGCGACGGCAGCGGTGGCCTTGTTCTTCATAGGTGCTGAGCGGGATGATATCCCCTTCGGCCCCCGTCGTGGGGTTCTGCCAGCTATACACTTCGCCGTCTTCGCCCTCTTTCAACGCGTCTTGCAGGGTTTGCTGCAACAAGGCGAAATCTTCCTCCGTGAACTGGGCGACCGGTGCATCGCGCAAAAAATTTAGCGGAATTCCAAGGGCGGCCTGCGGAATGACAAGCGTAAGAAGCAGAAATGGCCAAATGATACGCATGGCGGATTTTCCTTTTGAGCGTATTTCGGCGACGGCACCTTAAAGAATCAGTTCTGTGTCCACAGACCAATGCCATTACATACCGTCGCGTTCGTATATTCCAAGTTCATTGAGCCGTTGCCGCATCTCGCCGGGATCGGCGAATACCGCGATGGCGCCGCTGTGGGTCAGTTCGCTGTCGGCAAAGCCGCCGGTCAGGAGCCCCGCCGCTTGGGCGCCAGCAAGCCGGGCGGCGGTCATGTCCCAGGGGCTGTCGCCCACCACGACTGTGGTGCCGGGGGCGTGACCTAAGCGTTCTGCCGCGGTCATAAACAGCTCCGGCGCCGGTTTGGCCTGGGCGACGTCGTCGCCGGAGATAATGGG
The sequence above is drawn from the Pseudomonadota bacterium genome and encodes:
- a CDS encoding RT0821/Lpp0805 family surface protein, with the protein product MRIIWPFLLLTLVIPQAALGIPLNFLRDAPVAQFTEEDFALLQQTLQDALKEGEDGEVYSWQNPTTGAEGDIIPLSTYEEQGHRCRRVQLINRARKGHGMSIQVFCRDDTGTWKWAATTRPSKSPKPSSSAPPNANQASGHQPEQATPVPPKPQ
- the msrA gene encoding peptide-methionine (S)-S-oxide reductase MsrA; translation: MGWFGENKRRLPSAAEALPGRSSPMKVPSAHFVNGNPLQPPFPDGVRGVQFAMGCFWGAERGFWQLPGVYTTAVGYAGGFTPNPTYEEVCSGLTGHTEVVLVVYRPDEITFAKLLTVFWESHDPTQGLRQGNDVGTQYRSAIYCSTESELAEAVASRERYAERLAAAGYGPITTEIRPATAFYYAEAYHQQYLAKNPGGYCGLGGTGVACSG